A window of Pseudomonadota bacterium genomic DNA:
CAGCTTCCCGAGCTGGTCGTGACGGCAACCCGTACGGAGCGAGATCGGGTTAACACGCCGCAGGCGGTCGCCGTGCTGGGCACACGCCGCATTGAGCAATCCAACCAGGCGACCACACCGGATCTGTTTCGTTACATGCCCAGCGTTTACATCCAGAAGAGCAATCTCGGCGGCGGCTCGCCGTTCATCCGCGGCTTGACCGGCAAACAAGTTCTATTGCTCGTCGATGGGGTACGCGCGAACAACTCCTTTTATCGGGCAGGGCCCCACCAATATCTGAATACCATCGACCCAAACATCATTGAAAGGATCGAGGTCGTGCGTGGCCCCACGTCGGTCCTCTACGGTAGCGACGCGTTAGGCGGCTCCATCAATATAATCACACGCCGCCGGAAGAATTTTGAAGAGCATCAAGACTTGGGCGGCTTATTTGCCGGGCAATACCAAAGCGCAGCGGACGCCGGTATGCTGCGTGGCCAAGTGGAAGCCAACCGGGGCAAGCTCGGCGTGATCGCCGGAGCCACCGGCAAGATCTTCAATGATCTCAACGGTGGCGGCGACCTTGGTGCGCAAGTCCCTAGCGCCTACGACGAAGCGCACGCGGACCTCAAGCTAAATTACCTTCTTGGCGACCACCACGAGTTCATTCTTGCCCAGCAATATACACGTCAATTCGACGTACCCAAGACCAACGAGGTGGTATTGGGCGACAGGCTTAAGTTCAACTACGAGCCGCAAGAACGGGCGTTGGGTTACTTTGAATATCGCGGTAAAGACGTCGCGATCTTCGACGGTGCCAAAGTCAACCTCTCCTATAATCGACAACGGGAAGGCGAAGAGATCATTGACCGCGCCACCCCCCTCACCGAGACTCTGGAGCTGACGGACGTCAAAACCTTTGGCGCTGCGCTGCAGTTGAACAATCGCCTTGGCGATGACCATTCCTTGACCTATGGCTTCGACTTCTATCGAGACCACTATGACACCCGTAAGCGCCGATTCGATTTGCCTAGCGGCCGCGCTGCCGAGATCGCGCCAGGCGTCCCTGATGGCACGTCTTATCAAAGCTGGGGCTGGTATCTCCAGGACGAGGCCAGCATCGGCTCCCGCCTAGATGCTATTGCTGGCGTCCGCTACAGCCGGTTTGACACGGAAGGCACACTTGGAAACCAGCGCTTGAGTTTCGAGACGGATGCGGTCGTCGGCAACCTGAACCTGCTAGTTCGTCTGAGCCCCGCGCTCAACCTGATCGGCGGCGTGGCGTGGGGCTTCCGCGCACCGAATATCGAGGACTTTTTCGGCCGCGTGGACTTCTTTAACGAAATTCCCAACACTAATCTTAAGCCAGAGGAATCGGTCAACCAAGAGATTGGGCTAAAGTAC
This region includes:
- a CDS encoding TonB-dependent receptor, producing the protein MSNDLHVYLCLPLTAATASPLSMAEEPVQLPELVVTATRTERDRVNTPQAVAVLGTRRIEQSNQATTPDLFRYMPSVYIQKSNLGGGSPFIRGLTGKQVLLLVDGVRANNSFYRAGPHQYLNTIDPNIIERIEVVRGPTSVLYGSDALGGSINIITRRRKNFEEHQDLGGLFAGQYQSAADAGMLRGQVEANRGKLGVIAGATGKIFNDLNGGGDLGAQVPSAYDEAHADLKLNYLLGDHHEFILAQQYTRQFDVPKTNEVVLGDRLKFNYEPQERALGYFEYRGKDVAIFDGAKVNLSYNRQREGEEIIDRATPLTETLELTDVKTFGAALQLNNRLGDDHSLTYGFDFYRDHYDTRKRRFDLPSGRAAEIAPGVPDGTSYQSWGWYLQDEASIGSRLDAIAGVRYSRFDTEGTLGNQRLSFETDAVVGNLNLLVRLSPALNLIGGVAWGFRAPNIEDFFGRVDFFNEIPNTNLKPEESVNQEIGLKYFSGRIAAEAYYFHSDYEGFIDRMTVGRQPNGNPILQRRNLSNAEIQGVEIILEYRFNDHWRLETALAWTEGTDSDTEEPLRRIPPLNGNARLRYAHDPNLWSEFAVVWADHQKRLAPGDISDPRIGPDGTPGYVVFDLRAGYKLARQHEIIVGVENLADKKYKTHGSGIFNAGINAALTYRWRF